One Alkalicoccus halolimnae DNA segment encodes these proteins:
- a CDS encoding energy-coupling factor transporter ATPase → MRIEAERVSYTYMSGTPFETKALEDVSVTFASGLYHAVVGHTGSGKSTLLQLFNGVAKPTSGKLTIGSWSITPQTKQRDLYELRRHAGIVFQFPEQQLFDETVLKDVMYGPLNLGVDNKEAEDLARRTLLRVGIEEDLHSRSPFELSGGQMRRAAIAGVLAMEPELLLLDEPTAGLDPQGQREIMELFYSWFSEKEERTIILISHDMNQVARYSENTVVMENGRKQLEKESSVLFTDEALLEKYQLAMPETVRLLKRFQEKSGCPTALDAFTKEEALKRLLACTKKGGADV, encoded by the coding sequence ATGCGCATCGAAGCAGAACGTGTAAGCTATACGTATATGAGCGGCACCCCGTTCGAAACAAAAGCACTGGAGGACGTCTCTGTGACGTTTGCGTCGGGACTGTACCATGCGGTCGTCGGCCATACGGGAAGCGGTAAATCGACGCTCCTGCAGCTTTTCAACGGCGTCGCAAAACCGACCTCCGGGAAACTTACTATCGGCAGCTGGAGCATCACGCCGCAGACGAAACAGCGTGACCTGTATGAGTTACGTCGTCATGCAGGAATCGTCTTCCAGTTTCCGGAGCAGCAGCTTTTCGATGAAACGGTGCTTAAAGATGTCATGTACGGCCCGCTCAACCTCGGCGTGGATAACAAAGAAGCAGAGGATCTGGCCCGCAGGACGCTGCTGCGCGTCGGCATTGAAGAAGATCTGCACAGCCGCTCTCCGTTTGAATTGAGCGGCGGACAGATGCGCCGCGCCGCTATTGCCGGAGTTCTCGCAATGGAGCCGGAGCTTCTGCTGCTTGATGAACCGACCGCCGGCCTCGATCCGCAGGGCCAGCGGGAAATCATGGAGCTTTTCTACAGCTGGTTTTCGGAAAAAGAGGAACGGACGATCATTCTCATTTCCCATGACATGAACCAGGTAGCCCGCTACTCGGAAAATACCGTTGTTATGGAAAACGGCAGAAAGCAGCTGGAAAAGGAGAGCTCCGTCCTCTTTACCGATGAAGCGCTGCTCGAAAAATATCAGCTTGCCATGCCGGAAACGGTGCGGCTGTTGAAACGATTTCAGGAAAAAAGCGGCTGCCCCACTGCTCTTGATGCTTTCACGAAAGAAGAGGCACTGAAGCGGCTGCTTGCATGTACGAAAAAGGGGGGAGCCGATGTTTGA
- a CDS encoding energy-coupling factor transporter transmembrane component T family protein, which translates to MFDNVIIGQYMPGRSLIHSLDPRSKLTAVVLFMVFIFISRDPFVLGMAVLMTVTAFLLAKIPFKFFWKGIRVILLIVVLTFTLHIFMTREGEVWLDFGWMTVYSGGVIEGGLIALRLLLLIVLATMLTLTTTPVDLTDGMERLMKPLQRIRVPTHELALMMSIALRFIPTLLEETQKIVKAQTARGASFSQGSMWKRLNALIPVLIPLFVQSFKRAEDLAIAMEARGYAGGEGRTKFRQLSWQKRDTFLIALFLAFGAFSITTRIL; encoded by the coding sequence ATGTTTGATAACGTGATCATCGGTCAGTACATGCCCGGGCGCTCGCTGATCCACTCGCTTGACCCGCGCTCCAAGCTTACAGCCGTCGTATTGTTTATGGTATTTATCTTTATCTCCCGCGACCCGTTCGTCCTCGGGATGGCCGTCCTTATGACCGTCACGGCCTTTCTGCTTGCGAAAATCCCGTTTAAGTTTTTCTGGAAAGGAATCCGCGTGATTCTGCTCATTGTTGTTCTCACCTTTACGCTGCATATTTTCATGACGCGGGAAGGGGAAGTCTGGCTTGATTTCGGATGGATGACGGTGTACAGCGGAGGGGTGATTGAAGGCGGGCTGATCGCTCTGCGTCTCCTGCTTTTGATCGTGCTGGCGACGATGCTTACTTTAACAACAACACCGGTGGATTTAACAGACGGGATGGAGCGGCTGATGAAACCTCTTCAGCGGATCCGGGTGCCGACACACGAGCTCGCCTTGATGATGTCGATTGCGCTCCGCTTTATTCCGACGCTTCTTGAGGAAACGCAGAAAATTGTCAAAGCACAGACGGCCCGGGGAGCCTCTTTTTCCCAGGGATCGATGTGGAAGCGGCTTAATGCCCTGATCCCGGTGCTGATTCCACTGTTCGTCCAGTCCTTTAAACGGGCGGAGGACCTCGCTATCGCGATGGAAGCAAGAGGCTACGCCGGGGGAGAAGGACGGACGAAGTTCCGCCAGCTGTCCTGGCAGAAACGCGATACGTTTTTGATCGCCCTGTTTCTGGCATTCGGCGCGTTCAGCATTACGACTAGAATTTTATAA
- the truA gene encoding tRNA pseudouridine(38-40) synthase TruA — translation MKRILARISYDGSGFKGYQKQPDARSVQQEMERALAKIHKETSWRSTSSGRTDAGVHALRQPVHFDTTLDIPEARWARALNSVLPKDIFVHECREVDSSFHARYDAVGKEYLYRMTCGEDYSVFKRHFEHQLREIPDRRLMQQAAGYMLGTHNFSSLSSPRTAVVDKVRTMYAIDVLKEGNSWTLRFVGSGFLYQMVRVMTGTLLEVGFRHRRPDTIPEMIAFEKRSAAGKTAPGEGLYLSQVFYEEAALQKHLKTIKKP, via the coding sequence ATGAAACGAATACTTGCCCGAATTTCCTATGATGGAAGCGGATTTAAAGGCTATCAGAAACAGCCTGATGCGCGCTCTGTCCAGCAGGAGATGGAGCGGGCACTCGCCAAAATCCATAAAGAAACATCCTGGCGGTCGACGTCCTCAGGAAGAACCGACGCCGGGGTGCATGCGCTCCGGCAGCCGGTGCATTTCGATACGACACTCGATATTCCCGAAGCGCGCTGGGCGAGAGCACTGAACAGTGTGCTTCCGAAAGACATCTTCGTGCACGAGTGCCGGGAAGTGGATAGTTCGTTTCACGCCCGCTATGATGCTGTCGGCAAGGAATACCTTTACCGGATGACATGCGGAGAAGATTACAGCGTGTTTAAGCGCCACTTTGAGCATCAGCTCCGGGAAATACCGGATCGCAGGTTGATGCAGCAGGCAGCCGGCTATATGCTCGGGACCCATAACTTTTCGAGTCTCTCTTCCCCGCGCACTGCTGTCGTCGATAAAGTCCGCACGATGTACGCGATCGACGTCCTGAAGGAAGGAAACAGCTGGACGCTCCGTTTTGTCGGAAGCGGTTTTCTTTACCAGATGGTGCGCGTCATGACCGGGACACTTCTCGAAGTGGGCTTCCGCCACCGCCGCCCGGACACGATCCCCGAGATGATCGCCTTCGAAAAGCGCTCGGCTGCCGGCAAAACGGCGCCCGGGGAAGGGCTGTATTTATCGCAGGTGTTTTACGAAGAAGCGGCACTTCAAAAGCATCTGAAGACGATAAAGAAGCCGTAA
- the rplM gene encoding 50S ribosomal protein L13 codes for MRTTYMAKPSEIERKWHVIDAEGQTLGRLSSEVASLLRGKHKPTFTPHIDTGDHVIIINAEKIHLTGNKLQDKFYYRHSRYPGSLKATSAGDMRAQKPEKLLEISIKGMLPKGRLGRQTGKKLYVYAGSEHPHAAQKPEAYELRG; via the coding sequence ATGCGTACAACATACATGGCAAAGCCATCTGAAATTGAACGCAAGTGGCACGTTATTGACGCTGAAGGCCAGACGCTAGGTCGCCTTTCTTCTGAAGTAGCAAGCCTATTGCGAGGAAAGCATAAACCAACATTCACACCTCACATTGACACAGGTGACCACGTGATCATCATCAACGCGGAAAAGATCCACCTTACAGGTAATAAGCTGCAGGACAAGTTTTACTACCGTCACAGCCGTTACCCTGGTTCCCTGAAAGCAACTTCTGCAGGCGACATGCGCGCTCAGAAGCCGGAGAAGCTTCTTGAGATTTCCATCAAAGGAATGCTTCCAAAAGGACGCCTCGGCCGCCAGACAGGGAAGAAGCTTTATGTATATGCAGGAAGCGAACACCCGCACGCAGCACAAAAACCAGAAGCGTACGAACTACGCGGTTAA
- the rpsI gene encoding 30S ribosomal protein S9 codes for MAQVQYYGTGRRKNSVARVNLVPGDGNIVINKRSIDEYFDLETLKVIAKQPLAETQTEGTYDVHVNVNGGGYTGQAGAIRHGIARALLKADPEFRPSLKAAGYLTRDAREKERKKYGLKAARRAPQFSKR; via the coding sequence TTGGCACAAGTTCAATACTACGGAACAGGTCGTCGTAAGAACTCCGTTGCACGCGTTAACCTTGTACCTGGTGACGGCAACATCGTCATCAACAAGCGCAGCATCGATGAGTACTTCGACCTTGAAACACTAAAAGTAATCGCTAAGCAGCCACTGGCTGAAACTCAAACAGAAGGTACGTACGACGTACACGTAAACGTTAACGGCGGTGGATACACCGGCCAGGCAGGCGCGATCCGTCACGGAATCGCACGTGCTCTTCTTAAAGCGGACCCGGAATTCCGTCCGTCCCTTAAAGCAGCCGGCTACCTTACGCGTGACGCACGTGAAAAAGAGCGTAAGAAGTACGGTCTTAAAGCAGCACGTCGTGCACCTCAGTTCTCGAAGCGTTAA